Within the Triplophysa dalaica isolate WHDGS20190420 chromosome 2, ASM1584641v1, whole genome shotgun sequence genome, the region AGACGGGCGCGGAAGAGTCGAAGAAtttaaaagaatttaaattGGAATCAAATATCGTGGAATTACAGCAGCGGAAATTATTGACGGATGCAGTGCTTGTCGAAGAAATGAATGAGGTGGAAAGAAAAGCAGAACTTCAGGATGAAAATCAAGAGGATACAGAAGACGATGACATGGAGACACTTAAAGATGTAAATAAGGAAACCTTTGAAATGGAGGAAGAACCTGTGGAAATTAGAGGTGTAGATGCTGATAGAAACTCAGAATCCCATTCAACAGGTAAAGTGTTAACATGTTGCAAATCTTGTTGATGACTTCATAAGAGCTAAAGTCTGATTTATCTGATCTCTTTAGAGAATGACAAACAGCAGGACTATCCAAGATCATGGGCACCCACTATTTACAACATACCGGGGAAAGAAATTTACCATTTTTTAGGACAGAAAATCATAATCCAGGAGTCCCTTGATTCTTACGGAGCTACAATCTGGCCAGCGGTGAGTTTTTTAGGAGTACTAAAGCTTAAAAATGTTGTTCTCAATAAGTAACGTCAGAAGTTATCTAAACCGTTAAAATAAAGATTACCTAATAAGCAATTTATAAGTGCAAAAATCAATACAATTTCACACATAATCATCCTACATAAAAGCTGATCAAGTTCTCATAGATACTTTAAGCCTATATAGATGCCACATTTTTGCCATATCATGAGGTTCTTCTGATGTCTTAAATCTAGAAATAAactgtttagatatttgtaatgTGTCTGTTTATACAGGCGCTTGCACTTTGTAAACTGTTAGACACGGCGGAGGGtcaacaacaaatacatttatgtgaCAAATCTGTTCTTGAGCTTGGAGCTGGAACTGGTCTCCTGTCAGCCGTAGTCACGTTGTTAGGTGAGTCATGtgattcatccaaaaatgacatgtttacaaaaattttaactaaaaatgGAAAACGTTTTGGCTTTTTATTTGAACAACGATAAGGTTTTGGAGACAAAAAATGCATGTAGAAGTTAATGAACGCAATACTGTTTGACATACAAATATGTGAATTGGTGAAAACGTTGTGACGTGCATGCATGCCACAAAACGTTTCCATTTTCCAAAAGTTATTCCAATTTTAGTACATTGCGGTGTAAATATACCACTGGGCTGGATCTGTCAATCTTCCCAAATGgcgaaaaaaaaatatatatataatatagggctatcaaacaattaatcgcgattaatcacatccagaataaaggtttgtgtttacattaaattactgtttgtactgtgtataataattttgtatttacattcacgttcatgcatatatttaagacaaatattacaatcattttataaattaacttattggtaaatataaataatttaaaatatttcataaatatggtaaatatataaagaaactatatataatataaataatttgtaaatatttcctaaatatatatttatacatgtatgagtattttaaataataaattaatatgtaaagtaaacatgcacatataatgtaaacacaaacttcaaTTGTGGCTGCAATTGATTATGGTTAATTATTTGACAACTCTAacgaaacataaaaaatataaatacaaactatCAACATAAAGTAATTCTTCTGAAACCATAGAAGGGTAATATGTGAGaaatatagtaaaatatttaGTCAAAGTCCTTATGAAGATTACCATGATTTACTAcaaatcaaaaacacacaagttaATCATGGTTTTACTACATTAGTGGTTATACAAATAGTGATGATCCCATTCTACTGTAATAAAACATGGTTGATTTTCGCTAAGGGTGATTATTTTATATCATGCAAGACAATCACTGAAATCTCCTCCATAGGTGCCAAACTCACAGCCACGGATTTACCTGAGATTTTGGGTAACCTGACATGCAACCTCAACAGGAACACCAGAGGCCGTCGGCGACATGAGCCACTGATAGCTGAACTGTTTTGGGGTCACAAGCTAGAGGATACCTTCCCCAGATCCACACATCATTACGATTATGTGCTGGCTACTGATGTGGTGTATCACCATGACTACCTGCCCGAGCTTCTGCTCACCATGCGTCACTTCTGCCAGCCGGGAACCACGCTGGTCTGGGCCAATAAGGTTCGGTTCGCCAGAGATCTAGGCTTTATAAAGGACTTTCAGAATTGTTTTAACAGCACACTGCTCACAGAGAGGGATGAGGTGAGGATTTACGTGGCCACCAGCAGGGACACAGAAGAGAGTCATAATGGTGACGTCTGGGAAGATATCAGAGCGATTTGACGAGGTTGAAAGCTCACAAAGCAGTTTAGAGGAGAAATATGAAGAGATACAAGACTGTAAAGCATCCCATGATCAAAAGGAAGTTGGCATTTCAAACATGAAGGTTTAATATCTTAAAGGcgtggttcacccaaaaattacgaTTCTCttattgtttattcaccctcatgttgtttgaaatgtgtttatgactctttcttctgtgaaacaaaaagaagatattttgagaaatgtctcattggtttttatgttcatataatggaagtcaatggggtcaaagttgtttggttactaatgTTCCTCAGATTatctttggtttaaaaaaaatctgtaaaaaacttTTATGTGTATAAACAATGCAGAATATTCAGGGTAAAATTGTAGTATATAAGGTTCAATATTAAATAGTTTTctcaatttttcatttaaatttgttgtctttttctgtaattgtactgtttttctgtatttcacaaataaattgtacaaaaaatattgttacaaAACAGAACTGGGGCGCAGCTGgtgccagaaataaactgtaaaatacgAGTCTAATAGTTCTGGGTATGGGTTTTGTAGGCTTTGGCCCTCTGCCGATTCCTGGACACCCGGTAGGCCAAAAGTAGATCTTTCAAGTAGAGCTTCTCGCTCGGGTAGGAAATAAAAGTCCTTCATACTGACACAAACCATAGCAACACCAATGATACTTTGAAAGAACCACACcgaaacacaacattttaaataaaatgtctaaGTAAGATTGAAgggatgtccgatttctcatagcccttgctgatgttcaaatcaccaaagcagacacacccctacccccattgTTCGCTTTCGTCAtcgctcggctcgactaatgtccatcctgtgcaccttactgctgattggctacaaggttgtttttgtactctgctcgactttgtctaaacaagcgtaattcggaaattGGACACCCCACCTTTAAGGAAAGGGACATTCACCTTGTGTGTGCTTGAACAGAGGGTCTTCTATGTTGACCTTTTAAGTATAtacttgcatatttttttttctgttaaaataatagttaggaaagttttcttttatttgtattgatAAAAAGTTCATTTGGtttgcatttttatgcatttattaggCCCtataattgtgtttaattggttaacttaatctaaaaaaaaaatgaaaaagaaatgtttttacacCATAAAAAGATGatataatgataaataatgtACAAAGTTATAAAGACTTAAAAACAATCATCATTATAAAGAGGCACAGAGTTGCGTATTAATGTCTAAATTGGgtggatttttttcatttggaagATTACATGCCTGAAAAGTGTAGGACAAGTTTGTGACCATATTTTGAAAATTATCCTTATGATGGAGGAAGAAATGAAGAAGGTAGAGATGAGGAAGACTATCAAGAGCAAGCAGAAAGAAAAAGGGAAcgaatagacttgaaatattttttttgttttggctAATGAAGACACCAGAGAACCAACGGAAGGCCAACAAAGGTACGGTAAGATCCCAAATGAATCTTATCTAGCGGGACACATTCAAATGAACAGTTTTTCTTTAGGAACCTGAAAATGAGGCTTTCTGTCTCCGTCTGTTCTAAGAAAGTGATGTCTTGTTCCTCCATGATGTCGTACTTGTGGTTTATCTAATAGCAA harbors:
- the LOC130410659 gene encoding uncharacterized protein LOC130410659 produces the protein MDCEQCESVTAVTEETLKTKDNEKQDETEVIQCKTVWTPSVLSSIGKEIHSFAGHEINIWESLDSFGSIIWPAALALCRYLECNREIVDLHDKVVLEIGAGTGLVSIVSSLLGAWVTATDLPEVLGNLRSNLSRNTKGRSRYTPLAAELFWGCKLDKSFPRSVYKYDYVLAADVVYHHDFLPELLVTMRHFCQPGTTLIWANRVRFQSDLVFTENFRKTFNTSLLEDNGEIKIYSANVKEEHVEVREEGVKTENETGAEESKNLKEFKLESNIVELQQRKLLTDAVLVEEMNEVERKAELQDENQEDTEDDDMETLKDVNKETFEMEEEPVEIRGVDADRNSESHSTENDKQQDYPRSWAPTIYNIPGKEIYHFLGQKIIIQESLDSYGATIWPAALALCKLLDTAEGQQQIHLCDKSVLELGAGTGLLSAVVTLLGAKLTATDLPEILGNLTCNLNRNTRGRRRHEPLIAELFWGHKLEDTFPRSTHHYDYVLATDVVYHHDYLPELLLTMRHFCQPGTTLVWANKVRFARDLGFIKDFQNCFNSTLLTERDEVRIYVATSRDTEESHNGDVWEDIRAI